Proteins encoded within one genomic window of Manduca sexta isolate Smith_Timp_Sample1 chromosome 18, JHU_Msex_v1.0, whole genome shotgun sequence:
- the LOC115439798 gene encoding uncharacterized protein LOC115439798: MRFKHRLMSFLYLIYNVGANLEGPFLFFGPKSLEKYRRPALKFLDQDDLMKIYSEQAAIVVFNNQDSVPLSGAYFPRLSKMLETQTVLVLPQDFLDVHPDYISNETQMLTLQGPWSERDAQMTGTFARLQDIYGDGRVLGILGNSVSQSQSGDYEVDWARVKRQANNDSTTSTTSTNAPTTQEEEKSGRGGQKQALYNATGPPGKGALVQSSGPPELRFSNGTVIVLDAPVGEPTVKPTRLYTILVVRFAHGDSRDKITVEFSFKQAAGWWSAVGAEVKFGNLETSGLNLKAPAPPDAPAAVLGRSYHCSQPLVYSAEDATLTLPDIQMQIFMDNTEAFADAFDCIGFTTVPIWSGLMVTFILLIGLGISLSMIMDIKTMDRFENNRSKQLTITVSE, translated from the exons ATGCGTTTCAAACACCGCTTAATgtcttttctatatttaatatataatgtggGTGCAAATCTTGAGGgaccttttttgttttttggccCCAAATCCCTGGAAAAATACCGGAGACCGGCTCTGAAGTTTTTGGACCAGGATGACTTGATGAAGATATACAGTGAACAGGCAGCGATTGTGGTTTTTAACAATCAGGATTCAGTGCCGCTGTCAGGAGCCTACTTCCCAAGGTTGAGCAAGATGTTGGAGACACAGACGGTGTTGGTGCTCCCGCAGGATTTCCTAGATGTGCATCCTGATTACATTAGCAACGAGACACAG ATGCTGACGCTGCAAGGTCCGTGGTCAGAGCGAGATGCACAAATGACGGGGACCTTCGCTCGTCTTCAGGATATATACGGCGATGGACGGGTTTTGGGTATACTGG GTAATTCCGTATCACAGAGCCAATCTGGCGATTATGAAGTTGATTGGGCACGCGTGAAGCGGCAAGCTAATAACGATAGCACCACTTCCACCACTAGTACTAATGCTCCAACCACCCAGGAAGAAGAAAAATCAGGACGCGGTGGACAGAAACAAGCACTCTATAATGCTACAG GTCCTCCCGGGAAGGGTGCTCTCGTCCAATCCTCGGGTCCACCTGAACTACGCTTCTCCAATGGCACCGTAATCGTCCTAGATGCGCCGGTTGGAGAACCCACCGTCAAACCAACTCGGCTCTATACCATCTTGGTCGTGAGGTTTGCTCATGGCGACAGTAGAGATAAG ATAACAGTGGAGTTCAGCTTCAAGCAAGCGGCAGGCTGGTGGTCGGCGGTGGGCGCGGAGGTCAAGTTCGGGAACCTGGAGACGTCAGGGCTGAACTTGAAGGCACCAGCCCCACCTGACGCGCCTGCAGCGGTGCTGGGCCGCTCGTACCACTGTTCTCAACCGCTGGTGTACTCTGCGGAAGATGCTACGTTAACTTTACCTGATATTCAA ATGCAAATTTTTATGGACAATACAGAAGCGTTTGCTGACGCTTTCGACTGCATTGGGTTCACAACTGTTCCCATTTG GTCTGGTTTGATGGTGACGTTCATCCTGCTAATCGGCCTGGGCATATCACTATCGATGATCATGGATATCAAGACAATGGATCGCTTTGAGAACAACCGCTCCAAGCAGCTTACTATCACCGTCAGCGAATAA